In the Candidatus Dormiibacterota bacterium genome, one interval contains:
- a CDS encoding SMI1/KNR4 family protein, whose amino-acid sequence MELYEKYLSDRHGAQDADTTWWNLRHRPRLDDSLQPNTGGLALSWRGASKEAIEGLQRSFNLRFPEDYLRFIRSSDGAVGEVGSAWLDIWSVSKVERENGTTERVQARVAFGSGGDGRRYVFGSGPLTNIIEISRKPSHVKEVVRGRSFAEFLSSLVIHPPTDPS is encoded by the coding sequence ATGGAGCTTTACGAGAAATACTTGAGCGATCGCCACGGCGCACAGGATGCGGACACGACTTGGTGGAACCTCCGACACCGGCCGAGGCTTGACGATTCGTTACAACCCAACACCGGTGGGCTCGCGCTTAGCTGGCGTGGTGCCTCGAAAGAGGCGATTGAAGGCTTGCAGCGTAGCTTTAATCTGCGCTTTCCCGAGGACTACCTGCGATTCATCAGATCCTCCGACGGCGCCGTAGGTGAGGTCGGAAGTGCTTGGCTCGATATATGGAGCGTTTCCAAAGTTGAGCGCGAAAATGGGACAACCGAACGGGTCCAGGCCCGTGTTGCGTTCGGGTCCGGTGGCGACGGCCGGCGCTACGTTTTTGGCTCGGGGCCACTGACTAACATCATTGAAATCAGCCGCAAACCCTCACACGTGAAGGAAGTGGTTCGAGGTCGGAGTTTCGCGGAGTTTTTGAGTTCGCTCGTCATCCATCCGCCAACCGATCCAAGTTGA
- a CDS encoding HEAT repeat domain-containing protein, with translation MAAALLKGWKAGAYRRGDHGDVLEDPRKLATLYREGDFGPVDIDALLHDLADGLPEVQTQALVLVRTRLYPDAVPGLIRLLTDGSYQGRLYAAELLGDIGDRAAIGPLERMAELDPDLTMRGMAVRSLKMLEALPDR, from the coding sequence ATGGCGGCGGCTCTGCTGAAGGGCTGGAAGGCGGGAGCCTACCGGCGCGGCGATCATGGCGATGTTTTAGAGGACCCGAGAAAATTGGCTACGCTCTACCGCGAGGGCGACTTCGGCCCGGTCGACATCGATGCTCTACTGCACGATCTGGCCGACGGTTTGCCGGAAGTACAAACCCAAGCTCTGGTCCTCGTGCGAACGCGGCTCTACCCCGATGCCGTGCCGGGCCTAATTAGGCTCCTGACGGATGGGTCCTACCAAGGCAGGCTGTACGCGGCGGAGCTGCTGGGGGACATCGGTGACCGAGCAGCGATTGGTCCGCTCGAGCGCATGGCTGAACTCGATCCTGATCTGACCATGAGGGGAATGGCAGTCAGATCGCTCAAAATGCTAGAGGCCTTGCCGGATCGCTAG